A stretch of Chionomys nivalis chromosome 2, mChiNiv1.1, whole genome shotgun sequence DNA encodes these proteins:
- the LOC130869993 gene encoding leukocyte immunoglobulin-like receptor subfamily A member 5 isoform X4: MTIAFTALLYLGLSLIPMTYVPAESMDKPTLRAQPGSVMTRGMQLTISCEGTSSAQEYYLYKEGSPDPWQRQSPLEHGNKAEFFFPSFHENHAGRYRCYYRTHTGWSERSDFLDLMVTGFYRKPSLSALSSPVVRFGGNVTLECISQLGYDGFSLTKEEQQKISWTLDSQYIYSKNNFRALFSVGPLTSGHRRTFRCYGYYLSKPQVWSEPSDPLELLVSVSQPQDHTVENIIRMGISGLILTVLGILLFEACYSRRRP; encoded by the exons ATGACTATTGCCTTCACTGCCCTGCTCTACCTTG GGCTGAGCCTGATCCCCATGACATATGTACCAGCAG AAAGTATGGACAAACCCACACTCAGAGCTCAGCCAGGCTCCGTGATGACCAGGGGCATGCAATTGACCATTTCATGTGAGGGAACCTCTAGCGCCCAGGAATATTATCTCTATAAAGAGGGCAGTCCAGATCCCTGGCAACGACAGAGCCCTCTGGAGCATGGGAACAAGGCCGAGTTCTTCTTCCCGTCCTTTCATGAGAACCATGCTGGGAGATATCGCTGTTACTATAGGACCCACACTGGCTGGTCAGAGCGCAGTGACTTTCTGGACTTGATGGTGACAG GATTCTACAGAAAACCCAGTCTATCAGCCCTGTCCAGCCCAGTGGTGAGATTTGGAGGAAATGTAACTCTCGAGTGCATCTCACAGCTTGGATATGATGGGTTTTCTCTGACTAAGGAAGAACAACAGAAAATCTCTTGGACCCTAGACTCACAGTACATATACTCTAAAAACAATTTCCGGGCACTGTTCTCTGTGGGTCCTCTGACCTCCGGACATAGGAGGACATTCAGATGCTATGGCTATTACTTGAGTAAACCCCAGGTGTGGTCAGAACCCAGTGATCCTCTGGAGCTCCTGGTCTCAG TCTCACAGCCTCAAGATCACACAGTGGAGAACATCATTCGGATGGGCATTTCTGGTTTGATTCTCACAGTACTTGGGATTTTGCTGTTTGAAGCTTGCTACAGCCGGAGAAGACCTTGA
- the LOC130869993 gene encoding leukocyte immunoglobulin-like receptor subfamily A member 5 isoform X3, protein MTIAFTALLYLESMDKPTLRAQPGSVMTRGMQLTISCEGTSSAQEYYLYKEGSPDPWQRQSPLEHGNKAEFFFPSFHENHAGRYRCYYRTHTGWSERSDFLDLMVTGFYRKPSLSALSSPVVRFGGNVTLECISQLGYDGFSLTKEEQQKISWTLDSQYIYSKNNFRALFSVGPLTSGHRRTFRCYGYYLSKPQVWSEPSDPLELLVSEVPETTSQPQNMSETTIVSQPQDHTVENIIRMGISGLILTVLGILLFEACYSRRRP, encoded by the exons ATGACTATTGCCTTCACTGCCCTGCTCTACCTTG AAAGTATGGACAAACCCACACTCAGAGCTCAGCCAGGCTCCGTGATGACCAGGGGCATGCAATTGACCATTTCATGTGAGGGAACCTCTAGCGCCCAGGAATATTATCTCTATAAAGAGGGCAGTCCAGATCCCTGGCAACGACAGAGCCCTCTGGAGCATGGGAACAAGGCCGAGTTCTTCTTCCCGTCCTTTCATGAGAACCATGCTGGGAGATATCGCTGTTACTATAGGACCCACACTGGCTGGTCAGAGCGCAGTGACTTTCTGGACTTGATGGTGACAG GATTCTACAGAAAACCCAGTCTATCAGCCCTGTCCAGCCCAGTGGTGAGATTTGGAGGAAATGTAACTCTCGAGTGCATCTCACAGCTTGGATATGATGGGTTTTCTCTGACTAAGGAAGAACAACAGAAAATCTCTTGGACCCTAGACTCACAGTACATATACTCTAAAAACAATTTCCGGGCACTGTTCTCTGTGGGTCCTCTGACCTCCGGACATAGGAGGACATTCAGATGCTATGGCTATTACTTGAGTAAACCCCAGGTGTGGTCAGAACCCAGTGATCCTCTGGAGCTCCTGGTCTCAG AAGTGCCTGAGACCACCAGTCAACCACAAAACATGTCAGAAACCACAATAG TCTCACAGCCTCAAGATCACACAGTGGAGAACATCATTCGGATGGGCATTTCTGGTTTGATTCTCACAGTACTTGGGATTTTGCTGTTTGAAGCTTGCTACAGCCGGAGAAGACCTTGA
- the LOC130869993 gene encoding leukocyte immunoglobulin-like receptor subfamily A member 5 isoform X1, producing MTIAFTALLYLGLSLIPMTYVPAESMDKPTLRAQPGSVMTRGMQLTISCEGTSSAQEYYLYKEGSPDPWQRQSPLEHGNKAEFFFPSFHENHAGRYRCYYRTHTGWSERSDFLDLMVTGFYRKPSLSALSSPVVRFGGNVTLECISQLGYDGFSLTKEEQQKISWTLDSQYIYSKNNFRALFSVGPLTSGHRRTFRCYGYYLSKPQVWSEPSDPLELLVSEVPETTSQPQNMSETTIVSQPQDHTVENIIRMGISGLILTVLGILLFEACYSRRRP from the exons ATGACTATTGCCTTCACTGCCCTGCTCTACCTTG GGCTGAGCCTGATCCCCATGACATATGTACCAGCAG AAAGTATGGACAAACCCACACTCAGAGCTCAGCCAGGCTCCGTGATGACCAGGGGCATGCAATTGACCATTTCATGTGAGGGAACCTCTAGCGCCCAGGAATATTATCTCTATAAAGAGGGCAGTCCAGATCCCTGGCAACGACAGAGCCCTCTGGAGCATGGGAACAAGGCCGAGTTCTTCTTCCCGTCCTTTCATGAGAACCATGCTGGGAGATATCGCTGTTACTATAGGACCCACACTGGCTGGTCAGAGCGCAGTGACTTTCTGGACTTGATGGTGACAG GATTCTACAGAAAACCCAGTCTATCAGCCCTGTCCAGCCCAGTGGTGAGATTTGGAGGAAATGTAACTCTCGAGTGCATCTCACAGCTTGGATATGATGGGTTTTCTCTGACTAAGGAAGAACAACAGAAAATCTCTTGGACCCTAGACTCACAGTACATATACTCTAAAAACAATTTCCGGGCACTGTTCTCTGTGGGTCCTCTGACCTCCGGACATAGGAGGACATTCAGATGCTATGGCTATTACTTGAGTAAACCCCAGGTGTGGTCAGAACCCAGTGATCCTCTGGAGCTCCTGGTCTCAG AAGTGCCTGAGACCACCAGTCAACCACAAAACATGTCAGAAACCACAATAG TCTCACAGCCTCAAGATCACACAGTGGAGAACATCATTCGGATGGGCATTTCTGGTTTGATTCTCACAGTACTTGGGATTTTGCTGTTTGAAGCTTGCTACAGCCGGAGAAGACCTTGA
- the LOC130869993 gene encoding leukocyte immunoglobulin-like receptor subfamily A member 5 isoform X2, with protein sequence MTIAFTALLYLGLSLIPMTYVPAESMDKPTLRAQPGSVMTRGMQLTISCEGTSSAQEYYLYKEGSPDPWQRQSPLEHGNKAEFFFPSFHENHAGRYRCYYRTHTGWSERSDFLDLMVTGFYRKPSLSALSSPVVRFGGNVTLECISQLGYDGFSLTKEEQQKISWTLDSQYIYSKNNFRALFSVGPLTSGHRRTFRCYGYYLSKPQVWSEPSDPLELLVSVPETTSQPQNMSETTIVSQPQDHTVENIIRMGISGLILTVLGILLFEACYSRRRP encoded by the exons ATGACTATTGCCTTCACTGCCCTGCTCTACCTTG GGCTGAGCCTGATCCCCATGACATATGTACCAGCAG AAAGTATGGACAAACCCACACTCAGAGCTCAGCCAGGCTCCGTGATGACCAGGGGCATGCAATTGACCATTTCATGTGAGGGAACCTCTAGCGCCCAGGAATATTATCTCTATAAAGAGGGCAGTCCAGATCCCTGGCAACGACAGAGCCCTCTGGAGCATGGGAACAAGGCCGAGTTCTTCTTCCCGTCCTTTCATGAGAACCATGCTGGGAGATATCGCTGTTACTATAGGACCCACACTGGCTGGTCAGAGCGCAGTGACTTTCTGGACTTGATGGTGACAG GATTCTACAGAAAACCCAGTCTATCAGCCCTGTCCAGCCCAGTGGTGAGATTTGGAGGAAATGTAACTCTCGAGTGCATCTCACAGCTTGGATATGATGGGTTTTCTCTGACTAAGGAAGAACAACAGAAAATCTCTTGGACCCTAGACTCACAGTACATATACTCTAAAAACAATTTCCGGGCACTGTTCTCTGTGGGTCCTCTGACCTCCGGACATAGGAGGACATTCAGATGCTATGGCTATTACTTGAGTAAACCCCAGGTGTGGTCAGAACCCAGTGATCCTCTGGAGCTCCTGGTCTCAG TGCCTGAGACCACCAGTCAACCACAAAACATGTCAGAAACCACAATAG TCTCACAGCCTCAAGATCACACAGTGGAGAACATCATTCGGATGGGCATTTCTGGTTTGATTCTCACAGTACTTGGGATTTTGCTGTTTGAAGCTTGCTACAGCCGGAGAAGACCTTGA